One genomic region from Cucumis melo cultivar AY chromosome 9, USDA_Cmelo_AY_1.0, whole genome shotgun sequence encodes:
- the LOC127150981 gene encoding uncharacterized protein LOC127150981 yields MSSKTNTLPNPLRNYRRRRTKRSLTHSRRRFHRRHNAGCRPGDSTLGCSEVSTKLEALQSLIPPQSAAGHGQPRQADELFKDTADYIVVLKTQVVILQKLVDFFGSACSDSPDAVVS; encoded by the coding sequence ATGAGCTCTAAAACCAACACACTCCCAAATCCTCTCAGAAATTACCGAAGAAGAAGAACCAAACGATCTCTAACCCATTCCCGTCGTCGCTTCCACCGCCGTCACAATGCAGGCTGCCGGCCGGGGGATTCGACTCTCGGCTGCTCCGAAGTCTCCACCAAATTGGAAGCTCTGCAGAGCCTCATCCCGCCGCAATCCGCCGCTGGACACGGCCAACCACGGCAAGCGGATGAGTTGTTCAAGGACACCGCCGACTACATTGTTGTTTTGAAAACCCAAGTCGTTATCTTGCAGAAGCTGGTTGATTTTTTTGGATCCGCCTGCAGTGACTCCCCAGACGCCGTCGTTTCATAG